In one window of Megalopta genalis isolate 19385.01 chromosome 8, iyMegGena1_principal, whole genome shotgun sequence DNA:
- the LOC117227172 gene encoding uncharacterized protein LOC117227172 has product MRIMSCYFRRILITAVFVTLIFCAIQIFRSKFPDSDSNLSKLIYISQLIKESEQPSVGGVVACKIPQLDVSNPEITKFIHDVPPLSCKPDDWVTLSGSTLVITNKAKKKYGSVTCFFSEILRESDYNVSFKAVVQSNDHYELVDSDFVDVQCKSKNGDKWHSIMAGVKNDPREKEDNKWDNVANNAFKLNVLMLGFDSLSRNTFMRKLPKTYQYLKDNLSALVLEGYNIVGDGTPQALIPILTGKIELELPDTRKRMGQNAYFVDIYPMIWNDYKKQGYITGFMEDVHHIGTFTYRLKGFEEQPTDHYMRTYYLAAAPYFKHYNKFCVGGIPRHMVMLNYIREIFNVYEHQPKFLFGFHGELSHDSYNDIGVADGDLHMWIKDLNESGHLNNTLLILMSDHGHRFAEIRNTLQGKQEERLPFFSFIFPPWFKKTYPKPYANFLHNTRYLTTPFDVHKTLENILKFDNPKNGDRHQRAISLFDKIPLERTCADAFIEPHWCACLAWQEISIEDANVIAAAKHFIEFLNSYTEEHRNICEKLQLKEILWAAKLLPNKDLLKFQKSGDQDGFVGDFTAKTKLISETYQLKVKTKPGDGLFEVSITYNIGKNTFSTKISDVSRINMYGSQARCVEHSLYHLRKYCYCKE; this is encoded by the exons ATGAGGATTATGTCATGCTATTTCCGACGTATTTTAATAACTGCAGTATTTGTCACTCTCATATTCTGTGCCATCCAAATTTTTCGATCCAAATTTCCTGATAGTGATTCAAATTTGAGTAAATT AATATACATATCTCAGTTAATTAAGGAGTCTGAGCAACCTAGTGTTGG AGGAGTAGTAGCTTGTAAAATACCTCAGTTAGATGTATCTAATCCAGAAATCACAAAATTTATACACGATGTTCCTCCGTTATCATGTAAACCTGATGATTGGGTTACGCTTAGTGGCTCAACACTTGTTATTACCAATAAGGCTAAGAAAAAGTATGGTTCGGTAACTTGTTTTTTCAGTG AAATTCTTAGAGAAAGTGACTACAATGTATCTTTTAAGGCTGTGGTTCAATCTAATGATCATTATGAACTTGTAGACAGTGATTTTGTTGATGTACAATGTAAATCTAAAAATGGTGATAA GTGGCACAGTATTATGGCTGGTGTAAAAAATGATCCTAGGGAAAAAGAAGACAACAAATGGGACAATGTTGCAAACAATGCTTTTAAACTGAATGTACTAATGTTAGGTTTTGATTCCTTGTCTCGAAATACATTTATGCGCAAATTGCCAAAAACATATCAGTACTTAAAAGACAATCTGAGTGCTCTGGTTCTGGAAGGATATAATATAGTAGGAGATGGTACACCACAAGCACTTATTCCTATTCTTACTGGAAAAATTGAACTCGAATTACCAGATACAAGAAAACGTATGGGACAGAACGCATATTTTGTCGATATATATCCAATGATATGGAATGATTACAAAAAGCAAGGATATATAACAGGATTTATGGAAGATGTGCACCACATTGGTACATTTACATATCGTTTAAAAGGATTTGAGGAACAACCTACTGACCATTACATGagaacatactatttagctgcTGCTCCATATTTCAAgcattacaataaattttgcgTTGGAGGCATACCACGACATATG GtaatgttaaattatattagaGAAATTTTCAATGTCTATGAACATCAACCAAAGTTTTTGTTTGGTTTTCATGGAGAACTTTCACATGACTCTTATAATGACATAGGAGTAGCTGATGGAGATTTACATATGTGGATAAAAGATTTAAATGAATCTGGTCACTTGAATAacacattattaatattaatgagtGATCATGGACACAG atTTGCAGAAATTCGCAACACTTTACAGGGTAAACAAGAAGAAAGACTtccattcttttcttttatttttcctCCATGGTTTAAAAAGACATATCCAAAACCGTATGCAAACTTTTTGCATAACACTCGTTATTTAACAACGCCATTCGACGTGCACAAAACATTAgaaaatatattgaaatttGATAATCCGAAAAACGGTGATCGTCACCAAAGAGCAATTAGTTTATTTGATAAA ATACCATTAGAAAGAACATGTGCAGATGCATTTATAGAACCACATTGGTGTGCTTGTCTTGCTTGGCAAGAAATATCAATTGAAGATGCCAATGTAATCGCTGCGGCCAAACATTTTATAGAGTTTCTTAACAGTTATACAGAGGAGCACCGTAATATATGTGAAAAGTTGCAATTAAAGGAAATATTATGGGCCGCCAAACTTTTACCTAATAAAG ATTTATTGAAATTTCAAAAGTCTGGAGACCAAGATGGTTTCGTAGGAGATTTTACTGCCAAAACAAAACTAATCAGTGAAACATATCAACTGAAAGTAAAAACAAAACCAGGAGATGGATTGTTTGAAGTAAGCATTACTTATAATATAGGAAAAAATACTTTTTCAACTAAG ATTTCAGATGT